The Metabacillus schmidteae genome has a segment encoding these proteins:
- a CDS encoding BglG family transcription antiterminator → MAVSSKDNREQNLLLFLSKNQDYVTSKELVDALNISQKTVYRLIKKINDEYVDSPLIISERGRGYKLDYENFINYQKGKNNNEQKHFSPSERRKRIMEELLLSSPNPISIYQLFSDYYVGDSVISNDEQIMSEELKKYKLVLERKNRKLAILGEEVDIRKAIKYTNEIFNAIDLDDLKRNQELNFNKHDVLFILGQLRNIEKDLDITIPYPYNVNIFSHLYILLSRSRKVPALLFPDKVSIEEMENMKRDNILYPVAKAVVNNIEKYLNSSLPGIENYFLYQYLVSSRMQGSPAKTSTFSPEVIQVTKAYIEGMSIHLGIDINSQSIFTELANHIKPMLNRLEYKIRIKNSLLSQIKVTYEDVFLGVANVSEFVSEKFNLPAINDDENGFITLYFAKVIVTGQHQRPIKTLIMCTTGIGTSELLKAKVSRKFPELEIVDVVASQNMKTFKEKYPGAELILSTVHIKDEVPIHNLLVSAMFTIDDQKRLQRKIEEIYHGN, encoded by the coding sequence ATGGCTGTGAGTTCAAAAGATAATCGTGAACAAAATCTGTTACTGTTTCTTTCAAAAAATCAAGATTACGTTACTTCAAAGGAACTAGTAGATGCACTAAATATTTCTCAAAAAACAGTATATCGTTTAATAAAAAAAATTAACGATGAGTACGTAGACAGCCCTTTAATTATTTCTGAAAGAGGAAGAGGTTATAAACTAGATTACGAAAATTTTATTAACTACCAAAAAGGCAAAAATAATAATGAACAAAAGCATTTTTCTCCTAGCGAGAGACGCAAACGAATTATGGAAGAATTATTGTTGTCTTCTCCCAACCCTATAAGTATTTACCAATTATTTAGTGACTATTATGTAGGGGATTCTGTTATTTCTAACGATGAACAAATAATGAGTGAAGAATTAAAAAAGTACAAATTAGTTTTAGAGCGAAAAAACAGAAAATTGGCCATATTAGGTGAGGAAGTTGATATTAGGAAGGCAATCAAGTACACGAATGAAATTTTTAATGCGATTGATCTTGATGATTTAAAAAGGAATCAAGAACTTAATTTCAATAAGCATGATGTTTTATTTATATTGGGTCAATTAAGAAACATTGAAAAGGATTTAGATATCACGATTCCCTACCCATATAATGTAAACATTTTCTCACACTTATATATACTACTAAGTCGCTCTAGAAAAGTTCCTGCCTTATTATTTCCTGATAAGGTTTCTATTGAAGAAATGGAAAACATGAAGAGAGATAATATTTTGTATCCGGTTGCTAAAGCTGTTGTTAACAATATTGAAAAATATTTAAACAGTTCTCTACCAGGTATTGAAAATTATTTTCTATATCAGTATTTAGTGTCATCAAGAATGCAGGGATCTCCTGCTAAAACCTCCACTTTTTCACCAGAGGTTATCCAAGTGACGAAAGCATACATTGAAGGGATGAGTATTCACTTAGGAATTGATATAAATAGTCAATCTATTTTTACTGAATTAGCTAATCATATTAAACCTATGCTTAATAGATTGGAATATAAAATTCGAATTAAAAATAGTTTGTTAAGTCAAATCAAGGTAACTTATGAAGATGTGTTTTTAGGTGTAGCTAACGTATCTGAATTTGTAAGTGAGAAATTTAACTTACCAGCAATTAATGACGATGAAAATGGGTTTATCACCCTCTACTTTGCAAAAGTCATTGTAACTGGCCAACATCAACGTCCTATAAAAACACTAATCATGTGTACTACAGGAATTGGAACTTCAGAACTTTTAAAAGCTAAAGTATCAAGAAAATTTCCTGAGCTAGAAATTGTTGATGTAGTAGCTTCCCAAAATATGAAAACGTTTAAAGAGAAATACCCAGGTGCTGAGTTGATCCTAAGTACGGTCCATATTAAGGACGAAGTACCAATTCACAATTTATTAGTGAGTGCGATGTTTACAATTGATGATCAGAAGAGGCTTCAGAGAAAGATAGAGGAGATTTATCATGGAAATTAA
- a CDS encoding PTS sugar transporter subunit IIA, with translation MEINSFYQLYFNWELKTREEVYSFISEIVCQDDLSKKEEVINQLNDREEVGSTLIAEHVMLPHIESAQIKKSQIIFIRLANPILSWDYQTKDIRLLIAILLKENENEQIKKKISLFTRTLADEEYLNRLLTIKEEANFYKEIKKF, from the coding sequence ATGGAAATTAACTCATTTTATCAACTCTATTTTAATTGGGAGTTAAAGACAAGAGAAGAAGTATACTCCTTTATTTCTGAAATTGTATGTCAGGATGATCTTTCAAAAAAAGAGGAAGTCATTAATCAATTAAATGATAGAGAAGAAGTCGGTAGCACATTAATCGCTGAACATGTGATGTTGCCTCATATTGAGAGTGCTCAAATAAAGAAGAGCCAAATTATATTTATCCGATTAGCAAACCCGATTTTATCTTGGGATTATCAAACAAAGGATATCCGATTGTTAATAGCTATTTTATTAAAAGAAAATGAAAACGAACAAATAAAGAAGAAAATATCCTTATTCACCAGAACTCTAGCAGATGAAGAGTACTTAAATCGATTATTGACTATTAAGGAAGAAGCAAACTTTTATAAAGAAATTAAAAAATTTTAG
- a CDS encoding PTS fructose transporter subunit IIB, with protein MKIVGVAACTVGIAHTYIAQEKLENAGKKAGHEIHIETQGTIGTENELTQKQIDEADIVILAADVKIAGRERFDGKRIIQVTTEIAVKSPNKLIQKAAEVIEQKK; from the coding sequence ATGAAAATAGTAGGAGTAGCAGCATGTACAGTTGGGATCGCACACACATATATCGCACAGGAGAAATTAGAGAATGCTGGAAAGAAAGCCGGCCATGAAATTCATATTGAAACACAAGGAACGATTGGAACAGAGAATGAACTAACTCAAAAACAGATCGATGAAGCAGACATCGTTATCTTAGCAGCAGATGTTAAAATCGCAGGAAGAGAACGTTTTGACGGGAAGAGAATCATCCAAGTTACAACAGAAATAGCTGTAAAATCACCAAATAAATTAATTCAAAAAGCTGCAGAAGTTATAGAACAAAAGAAATAA
- a CDS encoding PTS sugar transporter subunit IIA — protein MHVKDIVDLETIKTDMNAKNKEEALQELAEVLLQNEYITDVKGFLTDIYAREAVGQTGIGNYIAIPHGNSDSVNKIGVAIGITKEEIPWETLDGNGVKGIILFAVGKENDGAQTHLKLLSLFARKLGNDEVIENMLQSKNAADVKEALCN, from the coding sequence ATGCATGTAAAAGATATTGTAGATTTAGAAACAATCAAAACCGACATGAATGCTAAAAATAAGGAAGAAGCACTACAAGAATTAGCAGAGGTATTATTGCAAAATGAATACATTACAGATGTTAAAGGATTTCTGACAGATATTTATGCTAGGGAAGCGGTAGGACAAACTGGAATCGGAAATTATATTGCTATTCCTCATGGTAATAGTGATTCTGTCAACAAAATAGGAGTAGCGATTGGGATTACGAAGGAAGAAATCCCTTGGGAAACACTCGATGGAAACGGAGTAAAGGGAATCATTTTGTTTGCTGTTGGAAAAGAAAATGATGGGGCACAAACTCATCTGAAATTATTATCATTATTTGCTAGAAAATTAGGTAATGATGAAGTCATTGAGAACATGCTACAGTCGAAAAATGCTGCAGATGTGAAAGAAGCTTTATGTAATTAA
- a CDS encoding PTS fructose transporter subunit IIC, which translates to MSKIKNLNLKGHLLTAISYLIPIVCGAGFLIAIGMAFGGTSQGTLVQGEFSIWDALATMGGAGLGLLPAVIATGISYSIAGKPGIAPGFIIGLTANAIGAGFIGGILGGFLAGYLAVAIIKHFKVPSWAKGLMPTLIVPFFTSIIGGLLMVYIIGIPIAAFTSLLTNALNSLGTSSLLVFGGIVGLLSGVDFGGPINKTVFAFVLTMQAEGINGPITALQLVNTATPIGFGLAFFIAKMFGKNIYTRSEVETLKSAVPMGVVNIVEGVIPIVMNDIVRCVTAVAIGGAAGGAVSMVLGADATVPFGGVFMLPTMSQPWTGAVAILVNALVTGVALALIKKNVKEDEQVEIEEDDIDLDDIQII; encoded by the coding sequence ATGAGTAAAATAAAAAATTTAAATCTTAAAGGTCATTTATTGACGGCAATTTCATATTTGATTCCAATTGTTTGTGGAGCAGGTTTTTTAATCGCAATTGGGATGGCTTTTGGAGGTACTAGTCAAGGTACCTTAGTACAAGGTGAGTTTTCCATTTGGGATGCTTTAGCAACTATGGGCGGTGCTGGTTTAGGTTTACTACCTGCCGTTATTGCTACAGGAATTTCTTATTCAATTGCAGGAAAACCGGGGATCGCTCCAGGCTTTATTATAGGGTTAACTGCTAATGCAATTGGCGCTGGATTTATTGGTGGGATCTTAGGAGGATTTTTGGCGGGGTACCTTGCCGTAGCTATTATTAAACATTTTAAAGTTCCTAGTTGGGCTAAGGGATTAATGCCAACTTTAATTGTTCCATTTTTCACCTCTATTATTGGTGGATTACTCATGGTCTACATTATAGGTATCCCTATCGCAGCTTTTACATCATTATTAACAAATGCATTAAATAGCTTAGGAACATCTTCATTGTTAGTATTTGGTGGAATTGTAGGCTTATTGAGTGGGGTTGATTTCGGTGGCCCAATTAACAAGACTGTATTTGCCTTCGTATTGACAATGCAGGCAGAAGGAATTAATGGACCGATTACAGCCCTACAATTAGTAAATACAGCAACACCAATTGGATTCGGATTAGCTTTCTTTATAGCAAAAATGTTTGGGAAAAATATCTATACTCGATCAGAAGTTGAGACGTTGAAATCAGCAGTTCCTATGGGTGTTGTTAATATCGTTGAAGGTGTTATTCCGATCGTTATGAATGATATTGTTCGTTGCGTAACGGCCGTAGCGATTGGTGGAGCGGCAGGTGGAGCAGTATCTATGGTGTTAGGAGCAGATGCGACTGTCCCATTTGGTGGTGTATTCATGTTACCAACGATGTCGCAACCATGGACAGGAGCAGTAGCCATATTAGTGAATGCTCTTGTAACAGGGGTGGCCTTGGCTCTGATTAAGAAAAATGTGAAAGAAGACGAGCAAGTAGAAATTGAAGAAGATGATATTGATCTAGATGATATTCAAATTATATAA
- the alsE gene encoding D-allulose 6-phosphate 3-epimerase — protein MKKVEFSPSLMTMDLDKFKEQITFLNNHVDSYHIDIMDGHYVPNITLSPWFIQEVRKISDLPMSAHLMVTNPSFWVQQLVDMKCEWICMHAEVLDGLAFRLIDQIHDAGLKAGVVLNPETPIETIFPYIELVDKITIMTVDPGFAGQRFIESTLDKIVALRELREEKGYQYVIEMDGSSSRKTFKSIDAAGPDIYIIGRSGLFGLDEDIEKSWEIMCKDYEDMTGKVISKICSY, from the coding sequence ATGAAAAAAGTAGAATTTTCACCATCATTGATGACAATGGACTTAGATAAGTTTAAAGAACAAATCACTTTTTTAAACAATCATGTAGATTCTTATCATATTGATATTATGGATGGGCATTATGTTCCTAATATTACATTATCTCCATGGTTTATCCAAGAAGTACGAAAAATAAGTGATTTACCAATGTCTGCACATCTTATGGTAACGAATCCAAGTTTCTGGGTTCAACAATTAGTTGATATGAAGTGCGAATGGATTTGCATGCATGCAGAAGTACTTGATGGTTTGGCTTTTCGGTTAATCGATCAAATACATGATGCCGGATTAAAAGCAGGGGTAGTTTTAAATCCTGAAACGCCTATTGAAACGATTTTCCCTTATATTGAGTTAGTAGATAAAATTACAATTATGACAGTGGATCCAGGGTTTGCTGGGCAGCGTTTTATCGAAAGCACTCTAGATAAAATTGTAGCATTAAGAGAATTACGAGAAGAAAAAGGATATCAATATGTCATTGAAATGGATGGATCATCTAGTCGGAAAACATTTAAAAGCATTGATGCAGCCGGTCCTGATATTTATATCATAGGTCGTAGCGGTTTATTTGGTTTAGATGAAGATATCGAAAAATCATGGGAAATCATGTGTAAAGATTATGAGGACATGACTGGGAAAGTAATTTCAAAAATTTGTAGCTATTAA